In Colias croceus chromosome 12, ilColCroc2.1, one genomic interval encodes:
- the LOC123696420 gene encoding alpha-amylase 1-like isoform X1, which produces MVARMFRYILLLSAATAVLAYKNPHFASGRTTMVHLFEWKWDDIAAECERFLGPRGFGGIQISPPNENLVIWSRNRPWWERYQPISYRLVTRSGNEQQFINMVRRCNNAGVRIYVDAIINHMTGTWNENVGTGGSTANFGNWHYPGVPYGRNDFNWPHCVIGGNDYACCADRVRNCELSGLKDLNQGSEYVRGQIVGFMNRLIDMGVAGFRIDAAKHMWPGDLRVIYDRLHNLNPSHGFPQGARPYIFQEVIDLGGEAISRNEYTPLAAVTEFRFGMELSRAFRGHNQLRWLSNWGPSWSLLASNDALAFIDNHDNQRGHGAGGDILTHKTPKQYKGAIAFMLAHPYGVAQLMSSFHFTDTEAGPPMDSNGNIRSPTINSDNSCGNGWVCEHRWRQIYQMVAFRNVAGNTGLSNWWDNGNNQIAFCRGGQGFVAFNNENRDLNQSLQTCLPAGRYCDVISGAKVNNGCTGKTITVDGNGRAQIHIGANEQDMVLAIHRGNESRL; this is translated from the exons ATGG TTGCCAGGATGTTTCGCTACATCCTCCTGCTCTCTGCCGCGACAGCGGTGCTGGCATACAAGAACCCGCACTTTGCATCTGGCAGGACGACCATGGTCCACCTCTTCGAGTGGAAGTGGGACGACATTGCTGCTGAGTGCGAGAGGTTCCTCGGTCCACGCGGCTTCGGTGGTATCCAG ATCTCTCCCCCAAATGAAAACTTGGTGATTTGGTCTAGGAACCGCCCATGGTGGGAACGCTACCAGCCCATTTCATACCGTCTGGTCACACGGTCTGGCAATGAGCAACAATTCATAAACATGGTCCGTCGCTGTAATAACGCCGGTGTTAG GATTTACGTAGACGCCATCATCAACCACATGACAGGAACGTGGAACGAGAACGTTGGTACCGGTGGTAGTACTGCTAACTTCGGCAACTGGCATTACCCTGGTGTGCCGTACGGCAGGAACGACTTCAACTGGCCTCACTGCGTCATCGGTGGAAATGACTACGCCTGCTGTGCTGATAGA gtACGTAACTGCGAGCTGTCTGGTCTCAAGGACTTGAACCAAGGATCTGAATATGTGCGGGGACAGATTGTCGGTTTCATGAACCGTCTTATTGATATGGGTGTTGCTGGTTTCAG AATCGACGCAGCCAAACACATGTGGCCCGGAGACCTGCGCGTCATCTACGACAGGCTACACAACCTGAACCCCAGCCACGGCTTCCCCCAGGGAGCCCGCCCGTACATCTTCCAAGAAGTAATTGATCTTGGCGGAGAAGCTATTAGCAGGAATGAGTACACTCCCCTAGCGGCGGTCACTGAATTCAGATTCGGCATGGAACTGAGCAGAGCTTTCAGGGGACATAATCAACTTAG ATGGCTATCTAACTGGGGTCCAAGCTGGTCGCTCTTAGCATCCAACGATGCCCTCGCCTTCATTGACAACCACGACAACCAACGTGGTCACGGTGCTGGTGGTGACATTCTTACCCACAAGACCCCGAAGCAATACAAGGGAGCGATTGCCTTCATGTTGGCGCATCCTTATGGTGTCGCTCAGCTAATGAGCAGCTTCCACTTTACGGACACAGAAGCAGGACCTCCAATGGATTCTAATGGAAACATTCGTTCGCCGACCATCAACTCT GATAACAGCTGCGGCAACGGCTGGGTGTGCGAACATCGCTGGAGACAGATCTACCAGATGGTAGCATTCAGGAACGTAGCCGGCAACACTGGGCTCTCCAACTGGTGGGATAATGGAAACAACCAGATTGCCTTCTGCCGTGGTGGACAAGGTTTCGTCGCGTTTAACAACGAGAACCGCGACTTGAACCAGAGCTTGCAg aCTTGCCTGCCAGCCGGTAGATACTGCGACGTGATCTCAGGAGCAAAGGTTAACAACGGTTGCACCGGTAAAACTATCACGGTCGACGGCAATGGACGCGCCCAAATTCACATCGGTGCTAACGAACAAGACATGGTTCTGGCTATCCACCGTGGCAATGAG tcAAGACTGTAA
- the LOC123696420 gene encoding alpha-amylase 1-like isoform X2 produces the protein MFRYILLLSAATAVLAYKNPHFASGRTTMVHLFEWKWDDIAAECERFLGPRGFGGIQISPPNENLVIWSRNRPWWERYQPISYRLVTRSGNEQQFINMVRRCNNAGVRIYVDAIINHMTGTWNENVGTGGSTANFGNWHYPGVPYGRNDFNWPHCVIGGNDYACCADRVRNCELSGLKDLNQGSEYVRGQIVGFMNRLIDMGVAGFRIDAAKHMWPGDLRVIYDRLHNLNPSHGFPQGARPYIFQEVIDLGGEAISRNEYTPLAAVTEFRFGMELSRAFRGHNQLRWLSNWGPSWSLLASNDALAFIDNHDNQRGHGAGGDILTHKTPKQYKGAIAFMLAHPYGVAQLMSSFHFTDTEAGPPMDSNGNIRSPTINSDNSCGNGWVCEHRWRQIYQMVAFRNVAGNTGLSNWWDNGNNQIAFCRGGQGFVAFNNENRDLNQSLQTCLPAGRYCDVISGAKVNNGCTGKTITVDGNGRAQIHIGANEQDMVLAIHRGNESRL, from the exons ATGTTTCGCTACATCCTCCTGCTCTCTGCCGCGACAGCGGTGCTGGCATACAAGAACCCGCACTTTGCATCTGGCAGGACGACCATGGTCCACCTCTTCGAGTGGAAGTGGGACGACATTGCTGCTGAGTGCGAGAGGTTCCTCGGTCCACGCGGCTTCGGTGGTATCCAG ATCTCTCCCCCAAATGAAAACTTGGTGATTTGGTCTAGGAACCGCCCATGGTGGGAACGCTACCAGCCCATTTCATACCGTCTGGTCACACGGTCTGGCAATGAGCAACAATTCATAAACATGGTCCGTCGCTGTAATAACGCCGGTGTTAG GATTTACGTAGACGCCATCATCAACCACATGACAGGAACGTGGAACGAGAACGTTGGTACCGGTGGTAGTACTGCTAACTTCGGCAACTGGCATTACCCTGGTGTGCCGTACGGCAGGAACGACTTCAACTGGCCTCACTGCGTCATCGGTGGAAATGACTACGCCTGCTGTGCTGATAGA gtACGTAACTGCGAGCTGTCTGGTCTCAAGGACTTGAACCAAGGATCTGAATATGTGCGGGGACAGATTGTCGGTTTCATGAACCGTCTTATTGATATGGGTGTTGCTGGTTTCAG AATCGACGCAGCCAAACACATGTGGCCCGGAGACCTGCGCGTCATCTACGACAGGCTACACAACCTGAACCCCAGCCACGGCTTCCCCCAGGGAGCCCGCCCGTACATCTTCCAAGAAGTAATTGATCTTGGCGGAGAAGCTATTAGCAGGAATGAGTACACTCCCCTAGCGGCGGTCACTGAATTCAGATTCGGCATGGAACTGAGCAGAGCTTTCAGGGGACATAATCAACTTAG ATGGCTATCTAACTGGGGTCCAAGCTGGTCGCTCTTAGCATCCAACGATGCCCTCGCCTTCATTGACAACCACGACAACCAACGTGGTCACGGTGCTGGTGGTGACATTCTTACCCACAAGACCCCGAAGCAATACAAGGGAGCGATTGCCTTCATGTTGGCGCATCCTTATGGTGTCGCTCAGCTAATGAGCAGCTTCCACTTTACGGACACAGAAGCAGGACCTCCAATGGATTCTAATGGAAACATTCGTTCGCCGACCATCAACTCT GATAACAGCTGCGGCAACGGCTGGGTGTGCGAACATCGCTGGAGACAGATCTACCAGATGGTAGCATTCAGGAACGTAGCCGGCAACACTGGGCTCTCCAACTGGTGGGATAATGGAAACAACCAGATTGCCTTCTGCCGTGGTGGACAAGGTTTCGTCGCGTTTAACAACGAGAACCGCGACTTGAACCAGAGCTTGCAg aCTTGCCTGCCAGCCGGTAGATACTGCGACGTGATCTCAGGAGCAAAGGTTAACAACGGTTGCACCGGTAAAACTATCACGGTCGACGGCAATGGACGCGCCCAAATTCACATCGGTGCTAACGAACAAGACATGGTTCTGGCTATCCACCGTGGCAATGAG tcAAGACTGTAA